The following proteins are co-located in the Mus pahari chromosome 14, PAHARI_EIJ_v1.1, whole genome shotgun sequence genome:
- the Rdm1 gene encoding RAD52 motif-containing protein 1 isoform X2, giving the protein MAELISFVVPTQSDKVLLVWELSAGPPAEALSHSLFTVFSQFGLLYSVRVFPNAAVARPGFYAIIKFYSSRDAQRAQKACDGKPLFQTSPVKVRLGTRHKALQHQAFALNSSRCQELANYYFGFNGWSKRIIKLQELSGLNDAALDVPMQKGNPQFFCAVEVVLPSYGCRSPGVGISEEPLRQLEEESGRIAVEYRPTEEDLNARSEEELQNLIQVSCSPWIQSSQREEECLSDFSLEEEDLKLCELH; this is encoded by the exons ATGGCGGAGTTGATCTCTTTCGTAGTTCCTACCCAGAGCGACAAAGTTTTGTTGGTGTGGGAGCTGAGCGCTGGTCCCCCAGCCGAGGCCTTAAGT CATTCTCTGTTCACAGTGTTCTCCCAGTTTGGCCTTCTGTATTCAGTCCGAGTCTTCCCGAACGCTGCAGTGGCCCGTCCTGGTTTCTACGCCATCATCAAGTTTTACTCTTCGAGGGACGCACAGAGAGCCCAAAAGGCATGCGACGGGAAGCCCCTTTTTCAGACATCACCAGTGAAG GTTCGTCTTGGCACCAGACACAAGGCACTGCAGCATCAGGCCTTTGCCCTAAACAGCTCACGATGCCAGGAACTGGCTAATTACTACTTTGGCTTCAATGGATGGTCAAAAAGGATCATCAAG CTGCAGGAGCTCTCTGGACTGAACGATGCAGCTCTCGATGTGCCCATGCAGAAGGGGAACCCCCAGTTCTTCTGTGCTGTAGAGGTGGTGCTGCCATCCTATGGGTGCAGGAGCCCTGGGGTTGGCATCTCTGAGGAGCCTCTGCGCCAGCTGGAGGAAG AGAGTGGCAGGATCGCAGTGGAGTACAGGCCCACAGAAGAGGATCTCAATGCCAGAAGTGAAGAAGAACTGCAAAATTTAATCCAG GTCAGCTGCTCTCCTTGGATTCAGTCCAGCCAAAGGGAGGAAGAATGTCTCTCGGATTTCAGCCTGGAGGAGGAAGACCTGAAGCTCTGTGAACTGCACTAG
- the Rdm1 gene encoding RAD52 motif-containing protein 1 isoform X1, with product MAELISFVVPTQSDKVLLVWELSAGPPAEALSHSLFTVFSQFGLLYSVRVFPNAAVARPGFYAIIKFYSSRDAQRAQKACDGKPLFQTSPVKVRLGTRHKALQHQAFALNSSRCQELANYYFGFNGWSKRIIKLQELSGLNDAALDVPMQKGNPQFFCAVEVVLPSYGCRSPGVGISEEPLRQLEEGQASFLTKRKTAQKLAFQAAIADALQKLTIVVLESGRIAVEYRPTEEDLNARSEEELQNLIQVSCSPWIQSSQREEECLSDFSLEEEDLKLCELH from the exons ATGGCGGAGTTGATCTCTTTCGTAGTTCCTACCCAGAGCGACAAAGTTTTGTTGGTGTGGGAGCTGAGCGCTGGTCCCCCAGCCGAGGCCTTAAGT CATTCTCTGTTCACAGTGTTCTCCCAGTTTGGCCTTCTGTATTCAGTCCGAGTCTTCCCGAACGCTGCAGTGGCCCGTCCTGGTTTCTACGCCATCATCAAGTTTTACTCTTCGAGGGACGCACAGAGAGCCCAAAAGGCATGCGACGGGAAGCCCCTTTTTCAGACATCACCAGTGAAG GTTCGTCTTGGCACCAGACACAAGGCACTGCAGCATCAGGCCTTTGCCCTAAACAGCTCACGATGCCAGGAACTGGCTAATTACTACTTTGGCTTCAATGGATGGTCAAAAAGGATCATCAAG CTGCAGGAGCTCTCTGGACTGAACGATGCAGCTCTCGATGTGCCCATGCAGAAGGGGAACCCCCAGTTCTTCTGTGCTGTAGAGGTGGTGCTGCCATCCTATGGGTGCAGGAGCCCTGGGGTTGGCATCTCTGAGGAGCCTCTGCGCCAGCTGGAGGAAG GACAGGCCTCATTTCTTACAAAGAGGAAGACCGCTCAGAAGCTCGCCTTCCAAGCGGCTATAGCAGACGCCCTCCAGAAGCTGACCATCGTGGTTCTGG AGAGTGGCAGGATCGCAGTGGAGTACAGGCCCACAGAAGAGGATCTCAATGCCAGAAGTGAAGAAGAACTGCAAAATTTAATCCAG GTCAGCTGCTCTCCTTGGATTCAGTCCAGCCAAAGGGAGGAAGAATGTCTCTCGGATTTCAGCCTGGAGGAGGAAGACCTGAAGCTCTGTGAACTGCACTAG